One stretch of Miscanthus floridulus cultivar M001 chromosome 18, ASM1932011v1, whole genome shotgun sequence DNA includes these proteins:
- the LOC136521859 gene encoding uncharacterized protein has translation MGSLGPTVSLSIMAKPGCGQLPEMERKEGGSRCGGCGFRMPLHYPRYKKADYEAMPEWRVDCLLREYGLPADGDLDSKRRFAMGAFLWPDQY, from the coding sequence ATGGGATCCTTGGGCCCCACCGTGAGCTTAAGCATCATGGCCAAGCCCGGCTGTGGCCAGCTGCCGGAGATGGAGAGGAAGGAGGGCGGCAGCAGGTGCGGCGGCTGCGGCTTCCGGATGCCGCTGCACTACCCGCGCTACAAGAAGGCGGACTACGAGGCCATGCCGGAGTGGCGCGTCGACTGCCTGCTCCGCGAGTACGGCCTCCCCGCCGACGGCGACCTCGACAGCAAGCGCCGCTTCGCCATGGGCGCCTTCCTCTGGCCCGACCAGTACTGA